A window of Streptomyces sp. DG1A-41 contains these coding sequences:
- the tal gene encoding transaldolase, producing the protein MTDALKRLSEEGVAIWLDDLSRKRITSGNLAELLDQQHVVGVTTNPTIFQKAISEGDGYDQQLSDLAARRVTVEEAIRMITTADVRDAADILRPVFDATGGQDGRVSIEVDPRLAHNTKATVAEARQLAWLVDRPNTLIKIPATKAGIPAITETIGSGISVNVTLIFSLERYREVMDAYLAGLEKAKAKGLDLSKIHSVASFFVSRVDTEIDKRIDALGTDEAKALRGKAAIANARLAYQAYEEVFSTDRWNALEREGANKQRPLWASTGVKDKAYKDTMYVTELVAPNTVNTMPEATLYAAEEHGEITGNTIAGTYEQARADLDAVEQLGIKYDDVVRLLEDEGVEKFEASWTDLLKSTEAELQRLAPSEG; encoded by the coding sequence ATGACAGACGCACTCAAGCGCCTCTCCGAGGAAGGCGTCGCGATCTGGCTGGACGACCTGTCGCGCAAGCGGATCACGTCCGGCAACCTCGCCGAGCTGCTCGACCAGCAGCACGTCGTGGGCGTCACCACCAATCCGACGATCTTCCAGAAGGCGATCTCCGAGGGCGACGGCTACGACCAGCAGCTCTCGGACCTCGCCGCCCGCAGGGTCACCGTCGAAGAGGCCATCCGCATGATCACAACGGCGGACGTCCGCGACGCCGCCGACATCCTGCGCCCGGTCTTCGACGCCACCGGCGGCCAGGACGGCCGGGTCTCGATCGAGGTCGACCCGCGCCTGGCGCACAACACCAAGGCGACGGTCGCCGAGGCCCGCCAGCTGGCCTGGCTGGTGGACCGGCCCAACACGCTCATCAAGATCCCGGCCACCAAGGCGGGCATCCCGGCGATCACCGAGACGATCGGCAGCGGCATCAGCGTCAACGTCACGCTGATCTTCTCGCTGGAGCGCTACCGCGAGGTGATGGACGCCTACCTGGCCGGTCTGGAGAAGGCGAAGGCCAAGGGCCTGGACCTGTCCAAGATCCACTCGGTGGCGTCCTTCTTCGTCTCGCGCGTAGACACGGAGATCGACAAGCGGATCGACGCGCTCGGTACCGACGAGGCCAAGGCGCTGCGCGGCAAGGCCGCCATCGCCAACGCCCGTCTCGCCTACCAGGCGTACGAGGAGGTCTTCTCCACGGACCGCTGGAACGCCCTGGAGCGCGAGGGCGCCAACAAGCAGCGGCCGCTGTGGGCCTCCACCGGCGTGAAGGACAAGGCGTACAAGGACACGATGTACGTCACCGAGCTGGTCGCGCCGAACACGGTGAACACCATGCCGGAGGCGACCCTGTACGCCGCCGAGGAGCACGGCGAGATCACCGGCAACACCATCGCCGGCACGTACGAGCAGGCCCGCGCCGACCTCGACGCGGTCGAGCAGCTCGGGATCAAGTACGACGACGTGGTCCGGCTGCTGGAGGACGAGGGCGTCGAGAAGTTCGAGGCGTCCTGGACCGACCTGCTGAAGTCGACCGAGGCCGAGCTTCAGCGCCTCGCCCCCTCGGAGGGCTGA
- the zwf gene encoding glucose-6-phosphate dehydrogenase, whose amino-acid sequence MSSSNPLRDPADRRLPRIAGPSGLVIFGVTGDLSRKKLMPAVYDLANRGLLPPGFSLVGFARREWAHEDFAQEVHDAVKEHARTPFREEVWQQLIQGMRFVQGTFDDDDAFERLRSTIEELDKAQGTGGNFAFYLSVPPKSFPVVIQQLKKHGLADQKGGSWRRAVIEKPFGHDLKSAEELNKVVHEVFAPDQVFRIDHYLGKETVQNILALRFANTMFEPIWNRSLVDHVQITMAEDIGIGGRAGYYDGIGAARDVIQNHLLQLLALTAMEEPASFDADALAAEKTKVLGAVKLPRDMGRDTVRAQYAAGWQGGTKVRGYLEEDGINASSKTDTYAAIKLEIDNRRWAGVPFYLRTGKRLGRRVTEIAVVFQRAPHSPFDTTATEELGSNAIVIRVQPDEGVTVRFGSKVPGTSMEIRDVSMDFAYGESFTESSPEAYERLILDVLLGDSNLFPRTEEVELSWKILDPIEEYWDKNGKPAQYPAGTWGPVEADEMLERHGRSWRRP is encoded by the coding sequence GTGTCGAGCAGCAACCCGCTGCGTGACCCCGCGGACCGACGGCTCCCGCGTATCGCGGGGCCGTCGGGCCTGGTCATCTTCGGCGTCACGGGCGACCTGTCCCGGAAGAAGCTCATGCCCGCGGTGTACGACCTCGCCAACCGGGGTCTGCTGCCGCCGGGCTTCTCACTGGTGGGCTTCGCCCGCCGCGAGTGGGCGCACGAGGACTTCGCCCAGGAGGTCCACGACGCGGTCAAGGAGCACGCCCGCACGCCCTTCCGCGAAGAGGTCTGGCAGCAGCTCATCCAGGGCATGCGCTTCGTGCAGGGCACGTTCGACGACGACGACGCGTTCGAGCGGCTGCGCTCCACGATCGAGGAACTGGACAAGGCACAGGGCACGGGCGGCAACTTCGCCTTCTACCTGTCCGTGCCGCCGAAGTCCTTCCCGGTGGTCATCCAGCAGCTGAAGAAGCACGGACTGGCCGACCAGAAGGGCGGCTCCTGGCGGCGCGCGGTCATCGAGAAGCCGTTCGGGCACGACCTGAAGTCGGCCGAGGAGCTCAACAAGGTCGTCCACGAGGTCTTCGCCCCGGACCAGGTCTTCCGCATCGACCACTACCTGGGCAAGGAGACCGTCCAGAACATCCTGGCGCTGCGCTTCGCCAACACGATGTTCGAGCCGATCTGGAACCGGTCCCTCGTGGATCACGTGCAGATCACCATGGCCGAGGACATCGGCATCGGCGGCCGGGCCGGGTACTACGACGGCATCGGCGCCGCCCGCGACGTCATCCAGAACCACCTGCTCCAGCTCCTGGCGCTCACCGCCATGGAGGAGCCGGCCTCCTTCGACGCGGACGCGCTGGCCGCCGAGAAGACCAAGGTGCTCGGCGCGGTGAAGCTGCCGAGGGACATGGGCCGGGACACCGTGCGCGCCCAGTACGCGGCCGGGTGGCAGGGCGGCACGAAGGTGCGCGGCTATCTGGAGGAGGACGGCATCAACGCCTCCTCCAAGACCGACACCTACGCGGCGATCAAGCTGGAGATCGACAACCGCCGCTGGGCGGGCGTCCCCTTCTACCTGCGCACCGGCAAGCGCCTGGGCCGCCGCGTCACGGAGATCGCGGTCGTCTTCCAGCGGGCCCCGCACTCCCCCTTCGACACGACGGCCACCGAGGAGCTGGGCTCCAACGCGATCGTCATCCGCGTCCAGCCCGACGAGGGCGTCACGGTCCGCTTTGGCTCGAAGGTCCCCGGCACGTCGATGGAGATCCGGGACGTGTCGATGGACTTCGCGTACGGCGAGTCCTTCACGGAGTCCAGCCCGGAGGCGTACGAGCGTCTCATCTTGGACGTTCTCCTCGGAGACTCGAACCTCTTCCCGCGTACCGAGGAGGTCGAGCTGTCCTGGAAGATCCTCGACCCGATCGAGGAGTACTGGGACAAGAACGGCAAGCCCGCCCAGTACCCGGCCGGTACCTGGGGGCCCGTCGAGGCGGACGAAATGCTCGAGCGACACGGACGGAGCTGGCGCCGGCCATGA
- the opcA gene encoding glucose-6-phosphate dehydrogenase assembly protein OpcA, with translation MKIDLTDTTASKINKALVQGRRAIGTPAVGMVLTLVIVTDEENAYDALKAASDASHEHPSRTLVVIKRVSRSPRDRTQSRLDAEVRVGADAGTGETVVLRLYGEVVDHAQSVVLPLLLPDAPVVVWWPVNAPLDPAKDPLGALAQRRVTDTYASEQPVRDLATRSGTYTPGDTDLSWTRITPWRSMLAAALDQVTCEVRTVEVEGEEFNPSCELLAMWLADRLDVPVKRSLSGGPGLTAVRMDTSCGAITLDRADGSLATLSIEGQPDRGVALNRRDTAELIAEELRRLDPDDTYASALRYGVDRLKASWSAQVAKEEPVAKGEPKSGERARLALPSPVETAAKAPASEATAEAPVKQDPPKLEPVRKATTK, from the coding sequence ATGAAGATAGACCTCACGGACACCACAGCCAGCAAGATCAACAAGGCGCTGGTGCAGGGCCGCCGGGCGATCGGCACCCCGGCGGTCGGGATGGTGCTCACGCTGGTCATCGTGACCGACGAGGAGAACGCCTACGACGCGCTGAAGGCCGCGAGCGACGCCTCGCACGAGCATCCCTCGCGCACGCTCGTGGTCATCAAGCGCGTCTCCCGCTCGCCCCGCGACCGTACGCAGTCCCGCCTGGACGCGGAGGTCCGGGTCGGCGCGGACGCCGGCACCGGCGAGACGGTGGTGCTCCGGCTGTACGGCGAGGTCGTCGACCACGCCCAGTCGGTGGTGCTGCCGCTGCTGCTGCCGGACGCCCCCGTGGTGGTGTGGTGGCCGGTGAACGCGCCGCTCGACCCGGCGAAGGACCCCCTGGGTGCCCTCGCCCAGCGCCGCGTCACCGACACGTACGCCTCCGAGCAGCCGGTACGGGACCTGGCCACCCGGTCCGGCACCTACACCCCCGGCGACACGGACCTGTCCTGGACCCGCATCACGCCCTGGCGTTCCATGCTGGCGGCCGCCCTCGACCAGGTCACCTGCGAGGTCAGGACCGTCGAGGTGGAGGGCGAGGAGTTCAACCCGAGCTGCGAGCTGCTGGCGATGTGGCTGGCGGACCGGCTTGACGTCCCCGTGAAGCGCTCTCTGTCCGGCGGGCCCGGTCTGACCGCGGTCCGCATGGACACCAGCTGCGGCGCGATCACCCTGGACCGTGCCGACGGGTCCCTCGCGACCCTCTCCATCGAGGGCCAGCCCGACCGTGGAGTGGCGCTCAACCGCCGGGACACGGCCGAGCTGATCGCGGAGGAGCTGCGGCGGCTGGACCCGGACGACACCTACGCGTCGGCGCTGCGGTACGGGGTGGACCGGCTGAAGGCGTCCTGGTCGGCTCAGGTGGCGAAGGAAGAGCCGGTGGCCAAAGGAGAGCCCAAAAGCGGCGAGCGAGCACGGCTCGCCCTCCCCTCTCCCGTCGAAACGGCTGCGAAAGCACCCGCTTCGGAAGCGACGGCGGAGGCACCGGTGAAGCAGGACCCGCCCAAGCTGGAACCGGTACGGAAGGCGACGACGAAGTGA
- the pgl gene encoding 6-phosphogluconolactonase yields the protein MSTAPQLVVHRDKELMAQAAAARLITRIVDAQASRGSASVVLTGGRNGNGLLAALAAAPARDAVDWSRLDLWWGDERFLPEGDPERNVTQAREALLDSVPLDPKRVHAMPASDGPYGDDVDAAAAAYAEELARAAAPENHGPVPTFDVLMLGVGPDTHVASLFPELPAVRETDRTVVGVHGAPKPPPTRVTLTLPAIRSAREVWLLAAGEDKAQAAAIALSGAGEIQAPAAGAYGRSRTLWLLDAAAASQLPRSLYPPASA from the coding sequence GTGAGTACGGCACCGCAGCTGGTCGTCCACCGCGACAAGGAGCTGATGGCGCAGGCCGCGGCGGCGCGGCTGATCACCAGGATCGTGGACGCGCAGGCCTCCCGGGGTTCGGCGTCCGTGGTGCTGACGGGCGGCCGCAACGGCAACGGCCTGCTGGCCGCCCTGGCCGCGGCGCCCGCCCGGGACGCCGTCGACTGGAGCCGGCTCGACCTCTGGTGGGGGGACGAGCGGTTCCTGCCCGAGGGCGATCCCGAGCGCAACGTCACGCAGGCCCGGGAAGCACTGCTCGACTCGGTGCCGCTGGACCCGAAGCGGGTGCACGCGATGCCCGCGTCGGACGGCCCCTACGGCGACGACGTGGACGCGGCGGCGGCCGCGTACGCGGAGGAACTGGCGCGGGCGGCGGCCCCGGAGAACCACGGCCCCGTGCCGACGTTCGACGTGCTGATGCTGGGCGTCGGCCCGGACACGCACGTCGCGTCGCTGTTCCCGGAGCTGCCGGCGGTCAGGGAGACCGACCGCACGGTGGTCGGCGTCCACGGCGCGCCGAAGCCGCCGCCGACCCGGGTCACGCTGACGTTGCCGGCGATCCGTTCGGCCCGGGAGGTGTGGCTCCTGGCCGCGGGTGAGGACAAGGCCCAGGCCGCGGCGATCGCGCTCTCGGGCGCGGGGGAGATCCAGGCGCCGGCGGCAGGGGCGTACGGCCGCAGCCGGACGCTGTGGCTGCTGGACGCGGCGGCGGCTTCCCAACTGCCACGGTCGCTGTATCCGCCGGCTTCGGCCTGA
- a CDS encoding carbohydrate ABC transporter permease, translated as MNAVRRGLGSGVVQAFLVVVGLVWMTPLAGLFLSSLRSAEDTAKGGWWTVFTSPGQLSFDNYSSLLENAGITQAFWNTVLISVPTTVLVVVIAALAGYAFAWLDFPGREGIFLVVVALLVVPVQIGLLPVAKLFGQLGLFGTIPGVVLFHVAYGLPFAVFLLRNYFAEMPKEMLEAARMDGGSEWRIFTRLVLPVGRPAIASLAIFQFLWVWNDMLVALLFADSSSQPLTVALQSQIRQFGSNIDVLAPGAFVSLVVPVVVFFAFQRHFVQGVMAGSVK; from the coding sequence ATGAACGCGGTTCGGCGCGGGTTGGGCAGCGGGGTCGTCCAGGCCTTCCTCGTGGTGGTGGGCCTGGTGTGGATGACGCCGCTGGCCGGGCTGTTCCTGTCCTCGCTGCGGTCCGCCGAGGACACGGCGAAGGGTGGCTGGTGGACGGTGTTCACCAGTCCCGGGCAACTGTCCTTCGACAACTACTCGTCGCTGCTGGAGAACGCCGGGATCACGCAGGCGTTCTGGAACACGGTGCTGATATCCGTGCCGACGACGGTGCTGGTCGTGGTGATCGCGGCGCTCGCGGGGTACGCCTTCGCGTGGCTGGACTTCCCCGGGCGCGAGGGGATCTTCCTCGTCGTGGTCGCGCTGCTGGTGGTGCCCGTGCAGATCGGGCTGCTGCCGGTCGCGAAACTGTTCGGGCAGCTGGGGCTGTTCGGCACGATTCCCGGTGTCGTGCTGTTCCACGTGGCCTACGGGCTGCCGTTCGCGGTGTTCCTGCTGCGGAACTACTTCGCCGAGATGCCGAAGGAGATGCTGGAGGCCGCGCGGATGGACGGGGGCAGTGAGTGGCGCATCTTCACGCGGCTCGTGCTGCCGGTGGGGCGGCCGGCGATCGCCTCCCTGGCCATCTTCCAGTTCCTGTGGGTGTGGAACGACATGCTGGTGGCGTTGCTGTTCGCGGACAGTTCCTCGCAGCCGCTGACGGTGGCACTCCAGTCGCAGATACGGCAGTTCGGCAGCAACATCGATGTCCTGGCACCCGGGGCGTTCGTGTCCCTGGTCGTGCCCGTCGTCGTGTTCTTCGCGTTCCAGAGGCACTTTGTGCAGGGGGTCATGGCGGGGTCGGTCAAGTAG
- a CDS encoding ABC transporter permease subunit, with amino-acid sequence MTATLVKETNPPPPVTVADRTRRLRRRGKIIALLFVLPTLLLLGALVVYPVLFSVGRSFFDASGTTFVGGENYTEMFRDPATLTAVRNTAIWVVVAPALLTGLGLILAVLVEKVRWATAFKLLLFMPMAVSFLAAGIIFRLAYDEDPDKGVLNAAVVSVHDAFKAESSYPTARARDGQGLTKDKDGSYRTSTSVSPGDAVTLGLVGVLPDDLPGGTRPAYAAAGQKAGPDELRGVVYLDFTPGGGGEQGKVDRRESGLPQMKVEAVRDGKAVATATTASDGSFRFEGLEPGSYEVRLPSSNFAPPYEGVSWLGPALVTPAIIGAYLWIWTGFAMVLIGAGLSALPRDALEAARMDGANEWQIFRRITVPLLAPVLTVVFITLVINVMKVFDLVYIIAPGPVQEDATVLATQMWLVSFGGGNNQGLGSALGVLLLLLVVPAMVFNVRRFRRSQP; translated from the coding sequence ATGACAGCGACCCTCGTCAAGGAGACGAACCCCCCACCGCCCGTCACGGTCGCCGACCGCACCCGGCGACTGCGGCGGCGCGGCAAGATCATCGCCCTGCTGTTCGTGCTGCCCACGCTGCTGCTGCTCGGCGCGCTCGTCGTCTACCCCGTGCTGTTCAGCGTCGGCCGCAGCTTCTTCGACGCCTCCGGGACGACCTTCGTCGGCGGCGAGAACTACACCGAGATGTTCCGCGACCCGGCGACCCTCACGGCCGTCCGCAACACGGCCATCTGGGTCGTCGTGGCCCCGGCCCTGCTGACCGGACTCGGGCTCATCCTGGCCGTCCTGGTGGAGAAGGTCCGCTGGGCCACGGCCTTCAAGCTGCTCCTCTTCATGCCTATGGCGGTCTCCTTCCTCGCCGCCGGCATCATCTTCCGGCTCGCCTACGACGAGGACCCGGACAAGGGCGTCCTGAACGCCGCGGTCGTCTCCGTCCACGACGCCTTCAAGGCGGAGTCCTCGTACCCGACGGCCCGAGCTCGTGACGGGCAGGGCCTGACCAAGGACAAGGACGGGTCGTACCGCACGAGCACGAGCGTGTCCCCCGGCGACGCGGTGACGCTGGGCCTGGTCGGGGTGCTGCCCGACGACCTGCCCGGCGGGACCCGGCCCGCGTACGCGGCGGCGGGGCAGAAGGCCGGCCCCGACGAACTGCGCGGCGTGGTCTACCTGGACTTCACGCCCGGCGGGGGAGGGGAACAGGGCAAGGTCGACCGGCGGGAGAGCGGACTGCCCCAGATGAAGGTCGAGGCGGTGCGCGACGGCAAGGCCGTCGCCACGGCGACCACCGCGTCCGACGGCTCCTTCCGCTTCGAGGGACTCGAACCGGGCTCGTACGAGGTGAGACTGCCGTCGTCCAACTTCGCCCCGCCCTACGAGGGCGTCTCCTGGCTCGGACCGGCGCTCGTCACACCGGCGATCATCGGCGCGTACCTGTGGATCTGGACCGGCTTCGCCATGGTGCTGATCGGGGCGGGCCTGTCGGCGCTGCCGCGGGACGCGCTGGAGGCGGCGCGGATGGACGGCGCGAACGAGTGGCAGATCTTCCGGCGGATCACCGTGCCACTGCTGGCACCGGTGCTGACGGTCGTGTTCATCACCCTCGTGATCAACGTGATGAAGGTCTTCGACCTCGTCTACATCATCGCGCCCGGGCCGGTGCAGGAGGACGCGACCGTGCTCGCGACGCAGATGTGGCTGGTGTCGTTCGGAGGCGGCAACAACCAGGGCCTCGGCAGCGCGCTCGGTGTGCTGCTCCTGCTGCTGGTGGTTCCGGCCATGGTGTTCAACGTCCGCCGTTTCCGAAGGAGTCAGCCATGA
- a CDS encoding ABC transporter substrate-binding protein: MMRRRTTLLTGCTALVLALGATACGGGPVSAGGGDKALSGQTITVAGVWSGTEQKNFQKVLDAFTEKTGAKTQFVSTGDNVSTVVGSKIEGGNAPDVVMVPQVGVLKQFAQKGWLKPLSKKTEQAVDAGYAPVWKEYGSVDGTLYGLYFKAAHKSTVWYSPDALAQAGVKPPKTYDEMLKAGQTVSDSGLAAFSVAGQDGWTLTDWFENVYLSQAGPEKYDALAEHKLKWTDASVVDALTTLGKLFKDKQLIAGGQTGALNTDFPGSVEKVFGPEPEAGMVYEGDFVAGVAKDQFGKKVGEDANFFPFPAVAGGEAPVVSGGDAAVVLKDGKNQKAAQALLEFLATPEASAVWAEAGGFLSPNKKLDLASYGDDVTRATAKSLVQAGDSVRFDMSDQAPAAFGGTKGAGEWKLLQDFLRDPSDPKGTAAKLEAAAAKAYQD; the protein is encoded by the coding sequence ATGATGCGACGACGTACCACCCTGCTCACCGGCTGCACCGCCCTCGTCCTGGCGCTCGGCGCGACCGCCTGCGGCGGCGGCCCCGTCTCGGCCGGTGGCGGCGACAAGGCGCTCAGCGGCCAGACGATCACCGTGGCCGGTGTCTGGTCCGGCACCGAGCAGAAGAACTTCCAGAAGGTGCTGGACGCCTTCACCGAGAAGACCGGCGCCAAGACGCAGTTCGTGTCCACCGGAGACAACGTCTCCACCGTCGTCGGCAGCAAGATCGAGGGCGGCAACGCCCCCGACGTCGTGATGGTCCCGCAGGTCGGCGTGCTCAAGCAGTTCGCGCAGAAGGGCTGGCTCAAGCCGCTGTCGAAGAAGACCGAGCAGGCCGTGGACGCGGGGTACGCCCCCGTGTGGAAGGAGTACGGCAGCGTCGACGGCACCCTCTACGGCCTCTACTTCAAGGCCGCCCACAAGTCGACCGTCTGGTACAGCCCCGACGCCCTCGCCCAGGCCGGTGTGAAGCCGCCGAAGACCTACGACGAGATGCTCAAGGCCGGGCAGACCGTGTCCGACTCCGGTCTCGCCGCGTTCTCCGTCGCCGGTCAGGACGGCTGGACTCTCACCGACTGGTTCGAGAACGTCTACCTTTCCCAGGCCGGGCCCGAGAAGTACGACGCCCTCGCCGAGCACAAGCTGAAGTGGACCGACGCGTCGGTCGTCGACGCCCTCACCACGCTCGGCAAGCTCTTCAAGGACAAGCAGCTCATCGCCGGCGGCCAGACGGGCGCCCTGAACACCGACTTCCCCGGCTCGGTGGAGAAGGTGTTCGGGCCGGAACCCGAGGCCGGCATGGTCTACGAGGGCGACTTCGTCGCCGGCGTCGCCAAGGACCAGTTCGGCAAGAAGGTCGGCGAGGACGCCAACTTCTTCCCGTTCCCGGCGGTCGCCGGTGGCGAGGCGCCGGTCGTCAGCGGCGGTGACGCGGCCGTCGTCCTCAAGGACGGCAAGAACCAGAAGGCCGCCCAGGCCCTCCTGGAGTTCCTGGCGACCCCGGAGGCCTCGGCCGTGTGGGCGGAGGCGGGCGGCTTCCTCTCCCCGAACAAGAAGCTCGACCTCGCCTCCTACGGCGACGACGTCACCCGTGCCACCGCCAAGTCCCTCGTGCAGGCCGGGGACTCGGTCCGCTTCGACATGTCCGACCAGGCCCCGGCGGCCTTCGGCGGCACCAAGGGCGCCGGCGAGTGGAAGCTGCTCCAGGACTTCCTGCGCGACCCGTCGGACCCGAAGGGCACCGCGGCGAAGCTGGAGGCCGCGGCGGCCAAGGCGTACCAGGACTGA
- a CDS encoding glycoside hydrolase family 13 protein, whose protein sequence is MHNRCPPQRQVDGLNRHHWWRDAVIYQVYVRSFLDSTGDGVGDLAGVRAGLPYLKKLGVDGIWLSPFYPSPQHDHGYDVADYCDVDPLFGDLDEFDLLVGAARRLGIKVLLDIVPNHCSSEHPWFREALAAPPGSPARARFHFADGRGPDGSEPPNNWHSMFGGPAWSRVAEADGRPGQWYLHMFAPEQPDWNWRNPEIAAEFDRILRFWLDRGIDGFRIDVAAGLFKHPELPDSDDPEADARTRDSVNPLAWNQPEVHDVWRRWRSICEEYTERDGCERLLVGEVSVPTAREHAQYVRPDELHQAFFFDLLSAPWDPDAFRKVISEAMQDIAGTGSTVTWVLNNHDQVRTVTRYGEPATEGSGVGAARARAAALLMLALPGAAYIYQGEELGLPEVVDLPDDVLTDPIFRRTGSRARIRDGCRVPLPWSGHASPFGFTSGEESAKPWLPQPEYFAEYATDRALADTRSFWHLYRDGLQLRAALPQLGEGTLRWLDSPPGVLAFTRGDDLVCAVNFGTAPTPAPVSGTPLLASGPCAPGVLSGSTAAWWIRS, encoded by the coding sequence ATGCATAACCGCTGCCCTCCTCAGAGACAGGTCGATGGGTTGAACAGGCACCACTGGTGGCGTGACGCAGTGATCTATCAGGTCTATGTCCGCAGCTTCCTGGACAGCACCGGTGACGGCGTCGGCGATCTCGCCGGAGTCCGGGCCGGGTTGCCGTATCTGAAGAAGCTCGGCGTCGACGGGATCTGGCTGAGCCCCTTCTATCCCTCGCCGCAGCACGACCACGGTTACGACGTGGCCGACTACTGCGACGTCGACCCGCTCTTCGGCGACCTCGACGAGTTCGACCTGCTGGTGGGCGCCGCGCGGCGGCTCGGCATCAAGGTGCTGCTCGACATCGTCCCGAACCACTGCTCCAGCGAGCACCCCTGGTTCCGTGAGGCGCTCGCGGCCCCGCCCGGCAGCCCGGCCCGCGCCCGCTTCCACTTCGCCGACGGCCGTGGCCCGGACGGATCCGAGCCGCCCAACAACTGGCACTCCATGTTCGGCGGCCCCGCCTGGAGCCGGGTGGCCGAGGCCGACGGACGGCCCGGCCAGTGGTACCTGCACATGTTCGCGCCCGAGCAGCCGGACTGGAACTGGCGCAACCCCGAGATCGCCGCCGAGTTCGACCGCATCCTCCGCTTCTGGCTGGACCGGGGCATCGACGGCTTCCGCATCGACGTCGCCGCCGGGCTCTTCAAGCACCCGGAACTGCCCGACTCGGACGACCCGGAGGCCGACGCCCGCACCCGCGACTCGGTCAACCCGCTCGCCTGGAACCAGCCCGAGGTGCACGACGTGTGGCGGCGCTGGCGCTCCATATGCGAGGAGTACACCGAGCGCGACGGCTGCGAACGCCTGCTCGTCGGCGAGGTGTCCGTGCCGACCGCCCGCGAGCACGCCCAGTACGTCCGCCCCGACGAACTCCACCAGGCCTTCTTCTTCGACCTGCTCAGCGCCCCGTGGGACCCCGACGCCTTCCGGAAGGTCATCTCCGAGGCCATGCAGGACATCGCCGGGACCGGCTCGACCGTCACCTGGGTCCTCAACAACCACGACCAGGTCCGCACCGTCACGCGCTACGGCGAACCCGCCACCGAGGGCAGCGGAGTCGGTGCCGCCCGCGCCCGCGCCGCCGCGTTGCTGATGCTCGCCCTGCCCGGCGCCGCGTACATCTACCAGGGCGAGGAGCTCGGCCTGCCGGAGGTCGTGGACCTGCCCGACGACGTGCTCACCGACCCGATCTTCCGCCGTACCGGCAGCCGGGCCCGGATCCGCGACGGCTGCCGGGTGCCGCTGCCCTGGTCGGGCCACGCCTCGCCGTTCGGCTTCACCTCCGGTGAGGAGAGCGCCAAGCCGTGGCTGCCGCAGCCGGAGTACTTCGCCGAGTACGCCACCGACCGGGCCCTCGCCGACACCCGCTCCTTCTGGCACCTGTACCGCGACGGCCTCCAACTGCGCGCCGCCCTGCCCCAGTTGGGCGAAGGCACACTGCGCTGGCTGGACTCCCCGCCCGGCGTCCTGGCCTTCACCCGCGGTGACGACCTCGTATGTGCCGTCAACTTCGGTACCGCCCCCACTCCCGCGCCGGTCTCCGGCACCCCCCTGCTCGCCAGCGGACCCTGCGCGCCCGGAGTGCTCTCCGGGTCGACGGCCGCCTGGTGGATCCGTTCCTGA